A genomic window from Streptomyces sp. NBC_01429 includes:
- the eccB gene encoding type VII secretion protein EccB — protein MASRRDELNAYTFAKRRLIAQFVQPNATGSEEGAPRPLRAVLPGAIVGVVILAGFGAWGMFKPVAPKDWDKPSENVIIASKSTTRYVVLRTDGKTQLHPVLNMASAKLLLGGANSKVVNVSESVLDNGKIPHGATIGIPYAPDRLPDAKEAAATKRWAVCERPVEGGGAIQKAAFVLAERDQAKTDGADRLRGGELMYVEGPAPERTRYIVDAGGKAYEVAKDELLLRQLVGQGRKPQRVSAAWLETLHKGDPISFPTIEGIPGDDAGAPGELAPELNKVGMILAAADGTKKQIYVVLPGRIAPVSDFTAKLLLSSKDLDVSELGQNGEAKPVNPSAIRPGRAFGSENDWPANAPKHVNSASTEAGSRNTVCNVLRKVDRDSGATTLSTWAGTGFPATLPTGSSSAYVTPGSGQLFRQFKGATTGSGFVFLVTDTGLRYAMQANGDTATDDSGIGAPGSAKEKAAQRREDQQAQNLLGYKEVTPAPIPAAWSSFLPTGPRLSTGSARQPQGS, from the coding sequence ATGGCATCACGACGGGACGAACTCAACGCGTACACCTTCGCGAAGCGAAGGCTGATCGCGCAGTTCGTACAACCGAACGCGACCGGCTCCGAAGAGGGAGCGCCCCGGCCGTTGCGCGCGGTGCTGCCCGGCGCGATCGTCGGTGTGGTGATCCTCGCGGGCTTCGGCGCCTGGGGGATGTTCAAGCCGGTGGCGCCCAAGGACTGGGACAAGCCCAGCGAGAACGTCATCATCGCCAGCAAGTCCACCACGCGCTACGTGGTGCTGAGGACGGACGGCAAGACGCAGCTCCACCCCGTCCTGAACATGGCCTCGGCCAAGCTTCTCCTCGGCGGCGCCAACAGCAAGGTCGTCAACGTCAGCGAGTCCGTCCTGGACAACGGCAAGATCCCGCACGGCGCCACCATCGGCATCCCCTACGCGCCCGACCGGCTGCCCGACGCCAAGGAAGCGGCCGCCACCAAGCGCTGGGCGGTCTGCGAGCGGCCCGTCGAGGGCGGCGGCGCCATCCAGAAGGCCGCGTTCGTCCTCGCCGAACGCGACCAGGCCAAGACCGACGGCGCCGACCGGCTGCGCGGCGGCGAGCTGATGTACGTCGAGGGCCCGGCCCCCGAACGCACCCGCTACATCGTGGACGCGGGCGGCAAGGCGTACGAGGTGGCGAAGGACGAGCTGCTGCTGCGCCAGCTGGTGGGCCAGGGCCGAAAGCCCCAGCGCGTCTCCGCCGCCTGGCTGGAGACGCTGCACAAGGGCGACCCCATCAGTTTCCCGACGATCGAGGGAATCCCGGGCGACGACGCCGGTGCCCCCGGCGAGCTTGCCCCCGAGCTGAACAAGGTCGGCATGATCCTCGCCGCCGCCGACGGAACCAAGAAGCAGATCTACGTCGTCCTGCCCGGCCGGATCGCCCCCGTATCGGACTTCACCGCGAAGCTGCTGCTCAGCAGTAAGGACCTGGACGTGAGCGAGCTCGGCCAGAACGGCGAGGCCAAGCCCGTGAACCCCAGCGCCATCCGGCCCGGCCGGGCGTTCGGCAGCGAGAACGACTGGCCGGCGAACGCCCCCAAGCACGTCAACTCGGCGAGCACCGAAGCGGGCAGCCGCAACACCGTCTGCAACGTCCTGCGGAAGGTGGACAGGGACAGCGGCGCCACCACTCTCAGCACCTGGGCGGGCACCGGCTTCCCCGCCACCCTGCCCACCGGATCGAGCAGCGCGTACGTCACCCCCGGATCCGGGCAGCTGTTCCGCCAGTTCAAGGGCGCCACGACCGGTTCGGGATTCGTCTTCCTGGTCACCGACACCGGACTGCGCTACGCCATGCAGGCCAACGGCGACACGGCGACGGACGACTCCGGCATCGGCGCCCCCGGTTCGGCCAAGGAGAAGGCGGCGCAGCGGCGGGAGGACCAGCAGGCCCAGAACCTGCTCGGTTACAAGGAGGTCACCCCGGCGCCCATTCCGGCCGCCTGGTCCTCGTTCCTGCCGACAGGACCGCGGCTGTCGACGGGCTCGGCCCGTCAGCCGCAGGGCTCGTGA